The Desmodus rotundus isolate HL8 chromosome 3, HLdesRot8A.1, whole genome shotgun sequence genome includes a region encoding these proteins:
- the LOC112318269 gene encoding olfactory receptor 10A2, whose product MSSSEPMSGNQTLCTIFTFAAFSSLAKLQPVLFVVFLIIYLFTVGGNLIIICLIWITPSLHTPMYFFLVNLSFLEMCYITSVVPQMLVHLLVETKTISVGGCAAQMYIFTILGLTECCLLAAMAYDRFVAICYPLHYTLLMGPSMYLKLAAASWTTGVVVESVQTTWIFTLPFCGTGKIQHFFCDIMPVVKLACVDTSHNEIVVFAVSVLFIMSPCFLILCSYVRIFVTILRIPSAAGRQKAFSTCSSHILVVSLFYGTALFTYLQPKTSHTPETDKATSLMYTVVTPALNPVIYTLRNREVKEAFQRVAQKNCLRQMA is encoded by the coding sequence ATGTCTAGCTCTGAGCCTATGAGTGGAAACCAAACCCTCTGCACCATATTCACATTTGCGGCTTTTTCATCTTTAGCAAAGTTACAACCTGTGCTCTTCGTTGTGTTCTTAATCATTTACTTGTTTACTGTGGGAGGAAACCTCATTATCATCTGCCTGATCTGGATCACCCCTTCCCTGCACACTCCCATGTATTTCTTCCTGGTCAACCTCTCCTTTCTGGAGATGTGTTATATCACCAGTGTTGTGCCTCAGATGCTGGTACACCTGCTTGTAGAGACCAAGACCATAAGTGTGGGAGGCTGTGCAGCTCAGATGTACATATTTACCATCTTGGGACTGACAGAATGTTGCCTGCTAGCCGCCATGGCTTATGACCGCTTCGTAGCTATCTGTTACCCACTGCATTACACTCTCCTGATGGGCCCTAGTATGTATTTGAAATTGGCTGCAGCATCTTGGACCACTGGCGTGGTGGTGGAATCAGTCCAGACCACCTGGATCTTCACTCTGCCCTTCTGCGGAACTGGAAAGATTCAGCACTTTTTTTGTGACATCATGCCTGTAGTAAAACTGGCTTGTGTTGATACCTCCCATAATGAGATTGTGGTGTTTGCCGTCTCTGTGCTCTTTATTATGAGTccctgtttcctcattctgtgCTCCTATGTGCGCATTTTTGTAACCATCTTGAGAATCCCTTCAGCAGCTGGCAGACAGAAAGCTTTCTCCACTTGTTCTTCTCATATCCTTGTCGTTTCTCTCTTCTATGGCACTGCCTTGTTCACTTATCTCCAACCTAAGACTTCACACACTCCAGAAACAGACAAAGCGACTTCACTCATGTACACAGTGGTTACACCTGCCCTGAATCCTGTTATCTATACTTTAAGGAACAGGGAAGTGAAGGAAGCCTTTCAAAGGGTAGCACAAAAGAACTGTCTTAGACAAATGGCCTAA